The following is a genomic window from Mus pahari chromosome 1, PAHARI_EIJ_v1.1, whole genome shotgun sequence.
ACTGCCAGCTTAACTACCTGTGGTCTAAAGAGAGTCAGGACAGTCAGGGGCTCTGGGTCTTCCAAGGTCAAGGACCATCGCCACCCCGGGCTGAACTATTTCAGGTACAAAACTCAAAAGTCTAGAGGGCGGTGACTGTAGCCCCTCTGACGGAGGTGCCTACACCCTGCTCCATGGCCCGCAGAAGCTTGTCTCCAAACCCGCATGCCTAAGCCTCAGGCACTCACCAGAACAGTGCCTTACCTTGGTGCGCCCATTGATGACGTAGTTGCCCAGTCGCCCTGCACAGTGGCGGATGACTGCGTCCACGTGAGCCATGAGGGCACCAATGCTCCGGCAGCCCGGCTCGTGACCTTCTACCCAGGCAATCTGGTCCCCACGAATGCTGCGCGGTGGGATCGCCCGCTGGCTCACGAGCTGCCCATCACGGAGACGCCCGCCCCACTTCAGGGCTTCCACCTCAGCCAGCACACGGCCACCCAGCACGGCCCCCAAGAAGTTGTCCTTGACACAGATACCATAGTACCGCATGCAAGGCACAATATAGTCCAGGGCCAGGCGCTCAGGTGCAGAGGGCTGGGCTTCCTCCCTCAGCCTAGCACTTGCCTCGCCACTGCTACTGCTCATGTTGTtgctactgttgctgctgctgctgctgctgctgctgctgccgccgccgccgccgccgccgccgccgccgccgccgccgccgccactgTCAGAGCCCATACCACTTTCCCCCTGGGCCTCCTGGTTCTCTTGCCTGGCCCACGGTCGCTTGCTGGGTGAAGGGGCATCCCCACCATCCTTGGCCCACTTCCGCTTGGGGGCCTCAGGCCGGGCACCCTGGGCCGCCAGTCGCTGGCACTCCTTGGTGACCAGCGCAGCAGCACCTTCACTCTGCAGTGGCCACAGCTCGCCACCATCCTGCCCACCAAAGCCCTCCCGCAGGGGGCTGGCAGTGGTAGTAGTAGCAGTCGCTGTGGTTCTGGGGGTCCCATTGCCAGCCGAGGCCTCCCCAGATGCTCCTGGACGGTGATAGGCCGggagcagagggcagggcaggTAACTCTCCACCCCCATTCTGGCTCGGCTAAGCTCCAAGGACTCTGACACAGACCCTGGCAACTGAGGGAGAGCTTGATTCAGGGCCTTCGGCTGGCACGGGCTGTCCATGGCAGCAGTGTCTTCATCCCCCGGGCATGGAGGGCACGGCCCGGGCCCATGGTGCCACCCTCCTCCACCACCTGCTCCTCCACTTGATGCAGCCCGGGGCCGCTGGGCCTCGTGTGGGGCAGGGTgaggcagggcaggcagcagggacTCCTCTAGTGCTCTGGGGGTGCTCGCTGGTCCCCAGGTCCACAGTTGTCCCTAGGAGCTTGAGAAGGGACTGATGGGGGTggctggaaaagagaaaaggaagaacttAAAAGGCGTCAAGAGACAAGCAGgtaggatggggtggggatggtaCCAGCTGTAAGTAGATGACAGACTGGGCCgcaccaaacacacacacgcacagggaGACAGACAACATGGGGCATAAAACTTGGGAATTTGAGAGGGAATGTCTGGCAGAAAGAGTAATAGAGGGAAAGTGCGGAGAACGCTGCATGGACGGCCCAGAGAGGAAGGCGACAGGGAGACGGAGATATCTGAGGACGAAAAGCAACGATGAAGGTGGGAAATACAAGGTACCTGCCTGAGGTTTCTATAGAGACTCAGAGCGATGAGGAGGGAGGATGACACAGAAAACGGGAATGTGGAATCTAGGGTAAAGTCGGGGTTGTGGGGAACCAGCGGGCAATGCCACCGTGCGACACTCGCGGGAACCAAATCGCCTGGGTGGAAGCCAGGGCAGGCGGGGAAAACCGGGAGTCCAGGGACAAAGAGAACAGGGAGAAAAACAAGACGGCAGGGGAGCGGGAGGGCCGGTGGGGTCGACCTGTGCCCTATGGGAGGAAGCCTACTGGGGCCCGACACACACCCAGCCGGAAGGGAGGTCCTGCCAGACGGACGGACTGACGGAAGGGAGTCCGAGAGCAGAGTCCGACCGGACTGCCTTCCTCCCAACCCCCTCCGCCAGGACCCAGGGGCCGCCGGACGCCGCGGGTGACTGAGGCGAGGCCGCGTCGGCCCGGCCCCTCCCCTTGGTGGCTGCTGCGCGCTCCCGCGGCCCCCAAGGGTCCGCCCCGCCGCGCCGGGCGCGcgcttccttccccacccccaacgcCCTAGCGCGGGGTCGCTGCCGCCCCCGCACGCTCCCGCCTCCCGCCCCGTCGCCCGCGCCCGGCCACCGGGCCTCGGGACTCCTTCTCCTCCCCGGGTCTTTCCCTTCGCGCGACCTCCTCACCGAGCTTTTTCCTCCGGCCTCGGCGCCGCCGTTTGTGCCAGCCGCCCTGCGCTTCGCAGCGCGccataccccgccccccaccgcCCGCGACGCCCCGCCCCCGCCTCGCCCGCTGGGCACGTGACAGCGGCCCGGCCGAGGAGACTGCGCGTGCGCGAACCGCACGGTGACCGGAGGCTTAGAACGCACTATCCAAGAAGTGAGCTGGTCCGGGACGCGAGGCTCATTTGCATTATGTGCTCCTCCCCCTCCACGCGAAAGCAAACACGCAGGTTCAGGAAAAGGCGTTCTGTGAGTTCTGAAGACGGCCCCTTGGAGAGGGGTCCAAATGAGCAGTTTCACACAGAAAGGACCACCCCTCGGAGCCAAAAGTGTCTGTGAATGGCAATGAGCTGGGTTCTTGGCATTTGCTATGCAAATGTCTCATTTACATGGGCCGCTCCTGCAAGCAATCCAAGAGGATATTGAGAAATGACTGCGCAGTTAGTTGGAAAGTGTATGTAAATTCCTACGTCAGTAATTTAcataagcacttaaaaaaaaaaaataacggtGAGTACGGGATGTCCTTCGAGAAGCAAAACCGGGTAGAACAAATGAGCAAATGTGTACTATTTGCATGACCTGCTCCTCGCTGCTCCCTCAGGGCAACTGTGGGAGTCAGATTAAAGCAACCTGGGACAGACTCACAGAGAAGACGTTTATTTGCAAAACCCAgctcctctgtagcccaggaggatttttttgtttctgtagtgctggagactgaatccAGAGCTTCGCACGTGCGatgcaagcgctctaccactaagctactcTTAATATTTATACCACCATTCCAGGGAGGGCTGTGTGGATAGGGTTAGTTGAATGCCCCACCCTTTCCACCAACTCCTGGGCCTACCAAGTGGGCAATCAGTGGGGTTTGAACTCACTGAAATTTTGTGAGAGCAGCTGAAGCTGTCCTGAAGGGGCTGCACCTGTCTCCAGAAGGCCATATAAAGACATCAGGGTACATTAAGTATGACCAGGAGTCCGGGTTGCACAAGAACCACAGTGGCACATGGAGAAGAATGTTTGTgttcacaggcacacagacacacacacaaagaaacacatctCCATCAGTGCATACCCAAACCTCAGGAACACGGGTTCTTAGGAACACAGTGAGCCACCGTCCTAGTTTGCAGACATGAGGTGTACACTAAGTCAAACCAGGCACAGAATCAAGGCCCCCTTAGATCCCAAATCCTTGGTCTTGATGTTGCACACAACAGCAGCCTCACCAACACGTTCACCAGGCCAGAGACTACGCACATGCCACAGTGTCACATATTCCTTCTGACACTGCCCCATACATGTCACGCACAGGGATGTCATTGCTGCATACACCAGCTTTGAAGGATCATGTACTGCCACTACCATGAAGCATGTACACAAACTGGGCATGGGCACATTGTAATCCCAGCTCacgggaggctgagacagggagaCCTCAAATTCCAGGTTAGTCTAGGCTATAATGAGGCCCTGTGtcaaaggtggggggggggggtgtaggaaAAACCAAGGACATGTATACAATGACAAATTCTGTCCTCAATGAGTATGTGAGCCAGGATGTACTTACCCCAACTTNNNNNNNNNNNNNNNNNNNNNNNNNNNNNNNNNNNNNNNNNNNNNNNNNNNNNNNNNNNNNNNNNNNNNNNNNNNNNNNNNNNNNNNNNNNNNNNNNNNNNNNNNNNNNNNNNNNNNNNNNNNNNNNNNNNNNNNNNNNNNNNNNNNNNNNNNNNNNNNNNNNNNNNNNNNNNNNNNNNNNNNNNNNNNNNNNNNNNNNNNNNNNNNNNNNNNNNNNNNNNNNNNNNNNNNNNNNNNNNNNNNNNNNNNNNNNNNNNNNNNNNNNNNNNNNNNNNNNNNNNNNNNNNNNNNNNNNNNNNNNNNNNNNNNNNNNNNNNNNNNNNNNNNNNNNNNNNNNNNNNNNNNNNNNNNNNNNNNNNNNNNNNNNNNNNNNNNNNNNNNNNNNNNNNNNNNNNNNNNNNNNNNNNNNNNNNNNNNNNNNNNNNNNNNNNNNNNNNNNNNNNNNNNNNNNNNNNNNNNNNNNNNNNNNNNNNNNNNNNNNNNNNNNNNNNNNNNNNNNNNNNNNNNNNNNNNNNNNNNNNNNNNNNNNNNNNNNNNNNNNNNNNNNNNNNNNNNNNNNNNNNNNNNNNNNNNNNNNNNNNNNNNNNNNNNNNNNNNNNNNNNNNNNNNNNNNNNNNNNNNNNNNNNNNNNNNNNNNNNNNNNNNNNNNNNNNNNNNNNNNNNNNNNNNNNNNNNNNNNNNNNNNNNNNNNNNNNNNNNNNNNNNNNNNNNNNNNNNNNNNNNNNNNNNNNNNNNNNNNNNNNNNNNNNNNNNNNNNNNNNNNNNNNNNNNNNNNNNNNNNNNNNNNNNNNNNNNNNNNNNNNNNNNNNNNNNNNNNNNNNNNNNNNNNNNNNNNNNNNNNNNNNNNNNNNNNNNNNNNNNNNNNNNNNNNNNNNNNNNNNNNNNNNNNNNNNNNNNNNNNNNNNNNNNNNNNNNNNNNNNNNNNNNNNNNNNNNNNNNNNNNNNNNNNNNNNNNNNNNNNNNNNNNNNNNNNNNNNNNNaacccccccccccaaaaaaaagtaagatcctgtctcaaaagcacaaaacatggggggggggaggcaactAAATATATGCCTCCACGTTTGTAAATTTCTGTGTCCCTTTTTACCCCTAATGGTGCAGGCTAGGCCACATTCCTGCTTTTCAAACAGGAGAGAGAACAGGATAGTGGTCACTGCTTTGACTGCTTACGATCTAGCTGTTTCTAGAAATTACTTAAGGTAAATTCTGGGCATCAGTATGCTGTAAAGCTTCCCAACTTATTCTAATAGGTACTGTTTCGAGAGAGGGAGGTGTTGGCCCTGACTAACTTTCTGTTCTGGTGAAGGCAAAAATTAGAGGCCTCAAGTTACAAGCCCTATGTAGtctagggggaggggaaggaaggaagaaaggaaaataatgaaaaggaaaggaaatcgtAGCTCAGCTGGTTGTGCTTGTTTGGCCTGCGTAGGCCCTGGTTCCATCCCCATCACCTCATAAGTGCACTGGGGGTAGTTCCGTAACTCTAAACCTTGGGAGGTAAAAGACAAAGAATCTGAAATCCAAGGTCACTTGTGATTACACAGTAAGTCTGAGGTCACTCTGGGCTACATgtctctggaaaagaaaaagaaaaaagaaaaaagaaaaaagaaaagggctgAGGGGAAGATATTCTTATAAAATttttagaataaaagaaattatcaGACTGAACTTGatcacacacctttcatcccttcactggggaggcagaggcaggtggatctctgtgagttcaaggccagcctggcctacagagcaagttccagacagccagggctatatagagagaacctgtctcaaaaataaaagaagaattcttggtaaccaggtatggtggtagaAACTTATAATATCAGCGCTTaaaaggctaaggcaagaggactgATGCAAGTCTGAAGCTACCCTAGGCTATGCAGCAAGTTCTGTATTAGTCTGAGGTACACAGCAAGACTCCCCCCCCAAAGGagttttttaaaacagtaaaaaaagTTTTCTCTATAGCTATGACCATGTCACATATGACTTAGTAGTTACTAGAGTCTGTCCAAGCGCTGCACGTGACCCACCGAGGAAAGACTCTGGAAAAAACTCTAGGCTAAGTTCCAGAGTGCACACCTTTCTCTTTCCGCACAGACAAGCGTTCCCTTCGCTTTGGTTTGGTATTTTGTGGGGCCGGGGCTGTACCTTAGATGGCTACCAGCATCAGGGGCAAACGGCTTACTACCCAGAGCTACAGAGCCAGAACACGTATCTCCCAGGGTCTTTAAGACGGGCGAGAAGGAAAGCAGTGGACAGCACTCTGGCTGGAACTTCCATTAAATGTTAGACCCTCCTCTACGAGCTCTACCGTTCCTTCATGCACCTCCACACTCATCAGGGACCATGACTGGCCCCATTctacagaggaggaaacaggtTCAGACCTGCAATTGCAGAGACCATTGGCTAACGGGCTCACCCTGGACTTTTCTCACTTCCAGATCCCATAGGCATTCCATCAAAAACCATGCTGGCTCTACCTGCAAGATGGAGCCAAGCCTAAGGACTTTCCCTCACAGTCACCCAGGACATGCCAGTGGCTGGGAGGGGAGAATTGTCAAGGACACCTACAGTCACAGAGGTGAGGAGGGGACCAAACCCTACAGGGTCCTGCAGGGCTGCCCTGGGGTCTGGACCATGCATGGAAAAACCAGCAAAGCTTCCCGGGGGAGGTTACCAgggcaaagggaagaaaatatggcctggaaaaaaaaaaaaagccaaagaaacagaaagaactttcTGTGACTGGAACAGTGAAAGGAGTAGGGAAAGGTGTAGGCCCGGGGCCTGCAGAGGGTCAGGCTCCCCAGGCTCAGCCGCTTCAGCACAGTCCCACGGACCCCACGAGCCATGGTCAGATCTGAGCTTTAGACAGTGCCACTGACTGCCACTAAAGGGAACAAGCATGGAGAGAAAGAACGGGGACGAGAGAAACCAGTCACTTCGCAGCACCTAACTCTACCTCCCCCCTGGCTGTAGGCCTATTTATCCTATCCCCAACAGGGTGGTCTCCCACTCACTTCATAGTGAAGGCACACTACCACCATTACCACCAGCCTACCCAGTGCTCAGCATGGGAGCCTGTGCTTCTGGcacgcatgctaggcaagcactctatcacctGAACGCCATCCCTAGTGCCCCACCCCTCCTCACGGCAGTCCCCAGCAGCTCCTTCCCTGGCACCCAGCA
Proteins encoded in this region:
- the Egln2 gene encoding egl nine homolog 2, with the protein product MDSPCQPKALNQALPQLPGSVSESLELSRARMGVESYLPCPLLPAYHRPGASGEASAGNGTPRTTATATTTTASPLREGFGGQDGGELWPLQSEGAAALVTKECQRLAAQGARPEAPKRKWAKDGGDAPSPSKRPWARQENQEAQGESGMGSDSGGGGGGGGGGGGGGGSSSSSSSSSNSSNNMSSSSGEASARLREEAQPSAPERLALDYIVPCMRYYGICVKDNFLGAVLGGRVLAEVEALKWGGRLRDGQLVSQRAIPPRSIRGDQIAWVEGHEPGCRSIGALMAHVDAVIRHCAGRLGNYVINGRTKAMVACYPGNGLGYVRHVDNPHGDGRCITCIYYLNQNWDVKVHGGLLQIFPEGRPVVANIEPLFDRLLIFWSDRRNPHEVKPAYATRYAITVWYFDAKERAAARDKYQLASGQKGVQVPVSQPATPT